From the Myxococcales bacterium genome, the window TAGTCGGTCTTGCCCTGCTTGTAGAAGCGGACATTGGGATTCGACAGCAGGTACAGCGTCTGCTGGTAGAGCAGGTCGGCGGACGCGCTCGCGGGGCCGTCCTTCCCAGCGGCGCCTTGCAGCTGCTCGAGGCACGGGTTGACCTTGTGCCAGGTGTAGTCGCTCCGGACTTCGTGCACCTGATGGGAGCTGCCCGCGAGCTGGAAGTTGACGAGCTTCGTGTCGCAGCCGACTCCGACGGCCAATCCCTCCGTGTCGATTGGTTCGGCGTCGAACGCCTGTTCGTCGAGCGCCTCGACGGCGCAGGCCGGAGTCAGCGCCCAGCACGAGAAGGCCAAGAGTGCGCCGGCTATCCGACCGGCGAACCACGATGACGAACCACGAGACGGGCAGCGAAGCGGCATGAGCAGACCTCCGAGTGGACGCACTTGCAGCTCTCGTTCCAGGACGTCTTGCTCCTGAGATCGCCGCGCTTCGCCGTATGCCACCGACACCCTCGCGCGGAGAGACCAGCCAGTTGCAAGCCGTTTGTGCTCGCCCCGGTGTCTGACATGTCTGCTGACACACGGTCACTCGAGCTTCGCCCTCGAGCTCGTCGCCCGGCCCGAAACTCACTGGCGGTCGGATGGCGCCAGCGAGAGACGGTCGCTCACTTGCACGCCATCGTCTTCATCTGCAGCACGTCCTTCTCGCAGACCACGCTACCCGCTTTGCAAGTCCCCCATTCGCCCTGCTGGCCACACTCGGGCAGTGACTCTAGAAACCCCTGCGAGACGGAGTCGCACTTGGTCAGCGAGAGTCCTACGCACTCGAGCGGCGTGGTGAACTCACGATCAGCAGAACCGGAGCAGTCGAAATCGAAACCGATCTTGGGATTCTTGCTCGGTGTGAGCATGTAGGCCGATTGACCTGGATGCACTTCCGAGTCATCGTCAGCGCAGTCCGTGCCGGCACAAGACTCACTCTTGGCACCGTCGTCGTCGCAGTCGCAGGCGACCTTGCACCCTGCGCTCGTTCCTGCACTTCCGCCCGACGCGGCCCCACCGGACGCGGCCCCGCCCGAGGCAGCACCGCCCGTGTTCACGGAGTCGCTGCCCTCGGGTAGATCGACCAACAGCGCGCACCCTTGGATCCCGAGCAACGCCCCGAGACCGACGCTCACCGAGGTGCGGCCTTTCATGACCTCATGGTAGCCCAAGTGACCGCACAGAGCGCTCTGCTTCGGGTCGTTTTTGGTCTCGTCCTGGCCCTGACACTTTTCCCTCGGGCGGCGCACGCGGACGAACCACGGGTGCGAGCGGCGGCGGAGTTCGAGCTGGGTTTGAAGCTGTACGAGCGAGCCGACTACGCCAATGCCGCGCAGGCATTCCTGCGAGCCGACAAGCTCGCGCCCAGCGAAGATGCCTTGCGAAACGCCATCGCCGCTGGGCGCAAAGCCAGCGACCATCTCCTGGTCGCGCGTGCCAGCCGTCGAGCCATCGAACGCCAGACGACGGGCGCGGAGTTGCTCGCAGCGGCCAGAGAGGCCCTGTCGCAAGCCGGGCCACACCTGGGGCGGCTGCAGCTGAGTTGTGAGCCCGCGCCGTGTGAGCTGCGAGTGGACGAAGAGCTCGCCCCTGCCGGCGAACACTGGGTGCTGCCCGGCACTCGGCGCATCGTCGCGCGGCACGAGAAGCAGAGGGAAGTGCGCGAGCTGGTTCTGGAGCCCGGGGCGACCTATCGAATCGTGCTTCGAGTCGTGGAGCCGGCCGCAAAACCCCGCGCACGGCCGCCTGCTCCACGTCCTTCGACCTCCGGGGCGCGCGGGATGCATCGGCCGCTGCCGGCGAGTGTCTTTTACGTGGGCGCCGTGGCAACCGTTGCGCTCGGGGCGGTCACCGCATGGTCTGGCATCGACACACTCTCCGCGCGCGACGAGCTGCCGAACGAGCCCACCGGCGCGGAGGTGGATCGCGTTCGTTCCAAGATCCGCAGGACGGACTACCTGCTCGCGGGGACGCTCGTGCTCGCGGCCGGCACGGGCCTCGTCGGCGTATTCTGGGCCGACTTTGGCGGGAGCAGCCCGGAGACCGCGTCGCTGGGTGTTGCCGCGGTCGGGCGTTTCTGATGCCGGGTACGCGCGCCGGCGCGGCTCCTGACGCTCTGCTGGAGCTCGGTCGGGGAGGCATGGGGACCGCGTACCTGGCGCGAGCTAAGGGTGCCGACCGGTTCGAGCGTCTGGTCGTCGTGAAGCGGTTGCAGGAGCACCTCGTCGAAGTGCCCCAAGCCCTCGAACGATTTCTCGACGAGGCCAGACTGGCCGCGCACGTCCATCACGCAAACGTCGTGGGTACGCAGCACGTCGGGCGCGACGCGCTGGGTCCGTATCTGGTGCTCGACTACGTCGAAGGGTCGAGCCTCGAAGGTTTGGTCGATCGCCAGGCGCTACGAGGGCGAGCGTTTCCGCTGCCCATCGCGTTACGAATCGTGCTCGACGCGTTGGCGGGTCTCGAGGCGGTGCACACCGCTAGTGATGCCAAGGCTCGCGAGCTACGCATGTTGCATCGCGACGTGACGCTGCAAAATGTCCTGGTCGGCCGCGACGGCGTCTCGCGCATCGCCGATTTCGGCATCGCGAAGAGCGCGCTCGGCTCCGTTGTCACGGATGATCGTTACCTGGTGGGCAAATTGCTCTACATGGCCCCGGAGTATCTGCGCCGAAGCGCGATCGACGCGCGACTCGACGTGTACGCGCTCGGTGTCACGTTGTGGTTGGTCTTGTCTGGCCGCGAGCTGTGGGCCGGGGCCAGCGATGCCCAACTCTTGGCTCACATCTTGACGGATCCCCTGCCGCCCATTTCCAGCGGCGCGCTCACCATCCCTCCGCAAATCGAACAGCTGGTAGCCAAGGCCTGCGCCAAGGACGTCGCGGCTCGCTACCTGAGCGCGCGGGAGATGGCCGCGGACATCGAGCGCATCGCAAGAGAGACCGGATGGCTCGCGAGTCACGCGGAGGTGGCTGAGCTCGTCGAAGATCTGTGCGGGCGAGACATGGCGGCGCGTCGCGCACGCGTCGCGGAGCTGGTTGGTGACGCGGCTCTGGGTGCGGACGGTTCGAACACGGCAGTCGTAGCCGAGTCTTTGGTCGAGCCGCGGCGCAAGTTGATGGTCCCGGGCGTGCTGCTCTTCGCAGCGCTCGCGTTGGGTCTGGTGGTGTACGCGCTGCGTAGAGCGCTGCCGAGTGAGCTGCCCGCGTCGGCCGCTGCGCCGGCCGCGTCGACCGCGTCGACCGCCGCCGCGACCCCGACGACGCCGGTCAGCGTGATTGAACCCGAGCCGAGCGCCACCGCCGCCCCGTCGGCTTCCGCAACTCCCAGCGTCGTTCCGCCGACGCGGAGGCCAACACCCTCGCGCCCGAGCGAGCCGCTGCCACGCTCGGTGCCGTCGAGCCAACCAGCGACCGGTGGCACGCCGAAGCCCCCGGACGAGGTCACAAAAGCCAATCCCTACGTCAAGTAGGCTGCTTGACCCCGTCTGCTTCTTGGCGTTCGATCACACGGTGGGAATCAACGAGCGCCGCCAGCGTGAACGTGAGGATCGACGACGTGCGATCTTGGACGCCGCTTGGCAGGTCGCCGAAGAGCTCGGTTGGGCGGTGTTCAGCGTCGAGCGAGTGGCGTCCCGCGCGGAGCTGGGCCGCGCAACGGTCTACGGTTATTTCGAGAATTTGGACGTCCTGGTGCACGTCCTCGCGCAGGAGGCGCTCGACGAGCTTCAGACCCGGCTCGCAGCGGCGCCAGGGCTGGCCGAGTCCCTCGATGTGCCGGTGCGGCTCGCTCAGTCACGCCCCGCCGCGTTCGCGCTGTTGTTCGATGCTTCAGTAAACCCGAAACCGGTGTTTGCCACCGCCGAGCTGACGGCCATCCGCACCGAAGCGCGAGAGGTGCTCGGCCGTCTGCGACGGCTGGGTGATGGCGCCGGAGCACTCTCGCCGGATGCGGTCAGCGCGGCGGCGTTCGTGACCGGGATCTCGATGGCCGGAGCCTTGGTTCCCGAGCTGCGATCGAGCACACCGCTCAGGCGGCGCTGGCAGGGGCTGATGCTGGGCGACCCACCCGCCCCTGAGCCCGCGAAGACGCCCAAAAAGCGCTGATCGACCTTGGAGCGGCCCGAGCTCCGTGCGCGGGTCGCGTCAGTGACAGCCTTGGGTCTTCTGCTCGAGGACCTGTTTGCTGCAGAGCGCGCCGGTGCAGACCCCGAAGTCGGCGGCCGAGCCGCACGCCGGAGCGCTGCCGAAATATCCCTGACCGCTCGGACACAGCGCCACAACACAGTTCAGCACCGTCGAGAACTGCGGCTCGGTCTTGCTGCTACAGTCGTAGTCGAAGCCGCCATTCTTGGTTTGCTTGGTGAAGTACGCGGTCTGACCGGGGTGAACGTCGGCGTCCGTGTCGTCGCAGTCATCCCCGCCGCACGTGCCTCCCTTCGCGTTGTGGCCGTCGTTATCGCAGTCGCACGGCTTCGGGCACGAGGTGCTCCCGCCGCTCCCGCCCGCGGCGGTCCCACCGGTGCCGGTACCGCCCGCGCCGGCAGCTCCGCCGGTTCCGCCGCTGCTCGCGCCGCCGACGTTTGCGTCGCCCGCCGCGCCGTCGCCGGCGTCCGCACCGGCCGAACCGGCGACTCCGCCTGCACCCGCGACGCCGCCCGCGGCGTCACTCCCTGCATCCTTGGCGCCGGCGCCACCCGCGCCGCTGTCCTTGGTGCCACCGCTCCCGCCTTTGCCACCCGAGCCGCCGCTCGAGAACTCCGTGTCGTCGCTGCCCCCGCAGCCCACGCAGAGCGCGCAACCAACGAACATCAAGACTGGAAAGTAGTTTTTCATTCGTCACCTCACTGCCAAGCTTGAAGACAAACTCCGATCGGCGTGAGCGTCGTTATCCGACGCCCCCGTCGGAACCCGACGCTCACGCCGGAGTTGTCCGCCGGTCATGCTGAGCGGGCGTGGAAGACGAATCCAAATTCGGAGCGTCACTTCTGGGGCGCTACCTCAAGGGACGCTATCAGCTCACGGGGATCATGGCAGAGGGTCCGCGCAGTGTGGTGTTCCGTGCGAAGCAGCTCGATCTCGATCGCGACGTCGCGGTCAAGTTGCTGGCACTTCGGTCCAGTGAGTTCCCCGAGCTCGGTCAGCGACTTGCGCGTACGGTCCATCGCGCAGTGAAGGTGCGGCACCGCGGAGTCGCGGAGATGTACGAACACGCCGTCACTGACTCGGGCTTCAACTTCGTCGCGATGGAGCTGCTCAGCGGAATCAGCCTGCGACGGTTGCTGAAGGACGGGCCGCTCACGCCCGCCGAGGCCGTCGAGATTGGAGCGTCCATTGGTTCGGCGCTCGGTGCGCTCCACGCCGAGGGCATCGTCCACAACAACCTGAGCGTCAGCGGGGTCTTCCTCGTGCCGAATCACGGCGGCGGACGCGACATCAAGCTGATCGGTGTGGGCATGGCGATGCCCATGGCCTTCTCTGACGTCGAGAAAGATGCGAACGCCCGGCGCACGCTGCTCGGGCTCGCCGGCGCCGCAAAGCGCGAGCGCCCCGCCGTCTTCTACGGCACTCCAGAGGCGCTCTGCCCCGAGCTCGCTTACGGCGCGGAGCCGGACGTACGCGCCGACGTCTACGCGCTCGGCGTCTTGATGTACTGGATGCTCTGCGGCAGTCCGCCGTTTTCGGCACCGACCTGGGAAGCCCTCGTCGCGCGCCACCTTGCCGATCTGCCGGACCCGCTGGGCAGCCGCGTTCGCGGCGTGCCGGTGAAGCTCGAGCGAGCCGTCATGCGCGCGTTGCAGAAAGATCCGGCGGCCCGCTTCACGACGGTAGCTGAATTTTGCGATGAGCTCTGGCGCGGACTCATTCCCGACGACGAACCGGTCCTCCCGGTCGTCAACCGACGTCGCGCGGTTGGCGTCGGCGTGTTTTGCGGCGCGGTGGCCCTCTTGGCGTTCGGGTTCTTGCTGACCCGTCAGAGGCAACCCACGCCGGCCGAGCCTCCAGTGCTCGCTCGGCCCGCCACGAGCGCGCTCGGTGAAACCTCCCCGGCCACGACCCGAGATGGCGCCGGGCTCCCCGAGCCGTCCACGCGCGAAGCGCCACCACCGACCGTGCTCCCCGAGCCGGTCAAGACCAAGACGCGCGCTCGCCGGCTGAGCGGTGCTCCGAGCACGAACGCCAGCCCGCCCGAACCGCCGCCGAATTACTCGCTCGACGAGGATCTGAAGGAGTACCGATGACGATCCGACTGACAGTGTCCATTCTTGCACTGCTGCTGCTCTCGCTCTGGCACGGGCCTGCGAACGCCGACACGACGGCCGCGAAAAAAGCCTTCGAGGCTGGAGCCCAGGCGTACCGGGAAGGACGATACCCAGACGCAGTCCGGCACTTCCTCGAGGCCTACGAGGAAGACCGTCAGCCCGCGCTCATCTACAACGCCGCGCAGGCCTACGAAAAGGCGGGAGACGTGCCCAATGCGCTCCGGTCGTACCGGCGGTTTCTTCGGCTCTCACCCGATGCCGACGATCGCCCGACGGTCGAGCTGCGCGTGAAAAATTTGGAGGGGCGCCTGCGCCAGCAGGGCGTGCAACAAGTGAGCGTCTTCTCGACCCCTTCGGCAGCCGAGGTCGAGCTCGACGGCAAACCGGCCGGCAAGACACCTTGGAGCGCAGAGATCGCACCCGGCCGTCACGTCATCGTGTTGCGTCAGCCGGGTCTGCCGGACCTCACCAAGGAGTTCTTGCTCAGCGCGGAGCAATCGCTCGAGCTCGACATCTCTCTCGGCAAAGGCAGCGCCACTCCGGCGCGTTCCGCCCGCGGTCAGCCAGGCTCAGAGCCACGCGGAACCAGCGCCGAGGCGAGCGCGGACACCGGCAGCCCCGCTCAGGTTGGGCTGATCACCTGGGCCGCCCTCGGCGTTGGCGTGGTGGGGTTGGGCACCGGGCTCGGTTTCGAGTTGGCGCGGGCGAGTGCCGAGCGCGACGCCCGTGACGCCTCCACGCAGCTCGAGCACCGCGAGCGCTACGACACGATGAAGAGCCGGCAGACGACGGCGCGCGTGCTGACTGCGGTAGGCGCCGTTGGGGTCACCGCCGGTGGGGTGCTCCTCTACTTCGACCTCACTCGGAACCGGAAGAGAGCAGCGCATCGCACCCGAGTGCTCTTGGCGTGTGGAGCCACCGACTGCGCCGTCTCGGCACGAGGGAGCTTCTGATGCGCCGCCTATTCATGCCGCTGGTTTTCGTCGTGTGCTGGCTGCTCGGCGCGAGCTGCGCGAGCGACCTGGATGCCGATGGTGCGGGCAAGGCTTGTGGTCCGAACGGAGAGTGCCTCGCTGGCTACGTGTGTGATCCGGCGCTCCGGCGTTGCGTGAGCGCATCACATCAGAGCGACGCCAGTCCCGACGCTTCGGGCGGCACCGCTGGTACCGGTGGCAACTCGGGAACTGGCGGCGCGGGTGGGGCCAGCGGCAGCGCCGGCAGTGATGGCGGCTCGGACGCCGACGCTTCGGCGGACGCGGACGGCAGCAGCTGCGATGCCGGACTGACGAGTTGCGGCGGCCAATGTGTCGACACCCAGGTCGACACTTCTCACTGCGGAGGTTGTGACTCACCGTGCAGCGCACCGGCGGGCGGGTCGCCGACCTGTGTGTCCGGCCAGTGCTCCTTCGGGTGTGATGCCGGCAAGAAGGCCTGCGGAGGGGCCTGCGTCGGGCTCGACTCCGATCCCTCCAATTGTGGTGCCTGTGGCAACGCCTGCCCGATCCCCACGGTCGGGTCGGCCTCGTGTGTGTCCGGCGCGTGCGGCGTGGACTGCGGAACGGAATTCACGGAGTGCGGCGGCGTGTGCACGAACTCCAAGACCGACCCGAAGAACTGCGGAGGTTGTGGCACGACCTGTGCGCCGGGCAAGCTGTGCGCGTTGGGAATTTGCTCGGATTCGTGTCCGTCGGGCATGACGGCTTGCGGGCAAAGTTGTGTCGATCTGAGCACGAACCCCGAGCACTGCTCCGCGTGCAACGACGCCTGCCCCGTCCTTCCGAACGCCACCAGCAAATGTACCAGCGGCAGCTGCGGTTTCGAGTGCAAGACCGGCCTTGCAAAATGCGGCAGCAGCTGCGTGGACAATCAGTCGGACCCGGCCAACTGTGGCAGCTGCGGCGCTGCTTGTGCGACACCAGCCAACGGTATGGCGACCTGTGGCCTTGGACAGTGTGGCGTCGCGTGCAAACCCGGATTCGTCAAGTGCGGAGGTCAGTGTGTGGATCTCTCGTCGAGTCCCAAGCACTGCGGTGGCTGCGGCGTGAGCTGCGCCTTGGGGCAGGTATGTTCCGCGGGTAACTGCTCGAGCTCGTGCTCGGGTGGGCAGACGAGCTGCGGCGGTCAATGCG encodes:
- a CDS encoding serine/threonine protein kinase, encoding MPGTRAGAAPDALLELGRGGMGTAYLARAKGADRFERLVVVKRLQEHLVEVPQALERFLDEARLAAHVHHANVVGTQHVGRDALGPYLVLDYVEGSSLEGLVDRQALRGRAFPLPIALRIVLDALAGLEAVHTASDAKARELRMLHRDVTLQNVLVGRDGVSRIADFGIAKSALGSVVTDDRYLVGKLLYMAPEYLRRSAIDARLDVYALGVTLWLVLSGRELWAGASDAQLLAHILTDPLPPISSGALTIPPQIEQLVAKACAKDVAARYLSAREMAADIERIARETGWLASHAEVAELVEDLCGRDMAARRARVAELVGDAALGADGSNTAVVAESLVEPRRKLMVPGVLLFAALALGLVVYALRRALPSELPASAAAPAASTASTAAATPTTPVSVIEPEPSATAAPSASATPSVVPPTRRPTPSRPSEPLPRSVPSSQPATGGTPKPPDEVTKANPYVK
- a CDS encoding TetR/AcrR family transcriptional regulator, translated to MGINERRQREREDRRRAILDAAWQVAEELGWAVFSVERVASRAELGRATVYGYFENLDVLVHVLAQEALDELQTRLAAAPGLAESLDVPVRLAQSRPAAFALLFDASVNPKPVFATAELTAIRTEAREVLGRLRRLGDGAGALSPDAVSAAAFVTGISMAGALVPELRSSTPLRRRWQGLMLGDPPAPEPAKTPKKR
- a CDS encoding protein kinase; the protein is MEDESKFGASLLGRYLKGRYQLTGIMAEGPRSVVFRAKQLDLDRDVAVKLLALRSSEFPELGQRLARTVHRAVKVRHRGVAEMYEHAVTDSGFNFVAMELLSGISLRRLLKDGPLTPAEAVEIGASIGSALGALHAEGIVHNNLSVSGVFLVPNHGGGRDIKLIGVGMAMPMAFSDVEKDANARRTLLGLAGAAKRERPAVFYGTPEALCPELAYGAEPDVRADVYALGVLMYWMLCGSPPFSAPTWEALVARHLADLPDPLGSRVRGVPVKLERAVMRALQKDPAARFTTVAEFCDELWRGLIPDDEPVLPVVNRRRAVGVGVFCGAVALLAFGFLLTRQRQPTPAEPPVLARPATSALGETSPATTRDGAGLPEPSTREAPPPTVLPEPVKTKTRARRLSGAPSTNASPPEPPPNYSLDEDLKEYR
- a CDS encoding PEGA domain-containing protein; amino-acid sequence: MTIRLTVSILALLLLSLWHGPANADTTAAKKAFEAGAQAYREGRYPDAVRHFLEAYEEDRQPALIYNAAQAYEKAGDVPNALRSYRRFLRLSPDADDRPTVELRVKNLEGRLRQQGVQQVSVFSTPSAAEVELDGKPAGKTPWSAEIAPGRHVIVLRQPGLPDLTKEFLLSAEQSLELDISLGKGSATPARSARGQPGSEPRGTSAEASADTGSPAQVGLITWAALGVGVVGLGTGLGFELARASAERDARDASTQLEHRERYDTMKSRQTTARVLTAVGAVGVTAGGVLLYFDLTRNRKRAAHRTRVLLACGATDCAVSARGSF